The Chroicocephalus ridibundus chromosome 3, bChrRid1.1, whole genome shotgun sequence genome has a segment encoding these proteins:
- the LRATD1 gene encoding protein LRATD1 isoform X3, with amino-acid sequence MGNQLDRITHLNYSELPTGDPSGIEKDELRVGVAYFFSDEEEDLDERGQPDKYSVKGSGSPGQETPTHHLHHQLVLNETQFSAFRGQECIFSKVSSGPQAGDLSVYSVSALPALCKPGDLLELLYLGPSEHPPPHWAVYVGSGQIIHLHQGQIRQDSLYEAAAGNVGRVVNSWYRFRPLVAELVVQNACGHLGLKSDEICWTNSESFAAWCRFGKREFKAGGELQAAAGTQHQQQYYLKIHLAENKVHTVHEGE; translated from the exons ATGGGAAATCAACTGGATCGCATCACCCACCTGAATTACAGCGAGCTGCCGACCGGGGACCCCTCGGGGATCGAGAAAGACGAGCTGCGCGTCGGGGTGGCTTACTTCTTTTCGGATGAGGAGGAGGACCTGGACGAGCGAGGCCAGCCAGACAAGTACAGCGTGAAGGGCTCCGGCAGCCCTGGCCAGGAGACGCCcacccaccacctccaccaccagcTGGTGCTGAACGAGACCCAGTTCTCCGCTTTCCGCGGCCAGGAATGCATCTTCTCCAAGGTCAGCAGCGGCCCCCAGGCTGGGGACCTCAGCGTCTACTCGGtgtcagccctgcctgccctctgcaAGCCGGGGgacctgctggagctgctctaCCTGGGGCCGTCGGAGCACCCGCCGCCGCACTGGGCAGTGTACGTGGGCAGCGGGCAGATCATCCACCTGCACCAGGGGCAGATCCGGCAGGACAGCTTGTACGAGGCGGCCGCGGGCAACGTGGGCCGGGTGGTGAATAGCTGGTACCGCTTTCGCCCGCTGGTGGCTGAGCTGGTGGTGCAAAACGCCTGCGGGCACCTGGGCTTAAAAAGCGACGAGATCTGCTGGACTAACTCCGAGAGCTTCGCCGCCTGGTGCCGCTTCGGGAAAAGGGAGTTCAAAGCCGGGggggagctgcaggctgctgccggcacccagcaccagcagcagtaCTATCTCAAGATCCACTTGGCGGAGAACAAGGTGCACACG gtgCATGAGGGTGAGTAA
- the LRATD1 gene encoding protein LRATD1 isoform X2, whose translation MGNQLDRITHLNYSELPTGDPSGIEKDELRVGVAYFFSDEEEDLDERGQPDKYSVKGSGSPGQETPTHHLHHQLVLNETQFSAFRGQECIFSKVSSGPQAGDLSVYSVSALPALCKPGDLLELLYLGPSEHPPPHWAVYVGSGQIIHLHQGQIRQDSLYEAAAGNVGRVVNSWYRFRPLVAELVVQNACGHLGLKSDEICWTNSESFAAWCRFGKREFKAGGELQAAAGTQHQQQYYLKIHLAENKVHTVRFHSLEDLIREKRRIDASGKLRVIKDLAIVDGKE comes from the coding sequence ATGGGAAATCAACTGGATCGCATCACCCACCTGAATTACAGCGAGCTGCCGACCGGGGACCCCTCGGGGATCGAGAAAGACGAGCTGCGCGTCGGGGTGGCTTACTTCTTTTCGGATGAGGAGGAGGACCTGGACGAGCGAGGCCAGCCAGACAAGTACAGCGTGAAGGGCTCCGGCAGCCCTGGCCAGGAGACGCCcacccaccacctccaccaccagcTGGTGCTGAACGAGACCCAGTTCTCCGCTTTCCGCGGCCAGGAATGCATCTTCTCCAAGGTCAGCAGCGGCCCCCAGGCTGGGGACCTCAGCGTCTACTCGGtgtcagccctgcctgccctctgcaAGCCGGGGgacctgctggagctgctctaCCTGGGGCCGTCGGAGCACCCGCCGCCGCACTGGGCAGTGTACGTGGGCAGCGGGCAGATCATCCACCTGCACCAGGGGCAGATCCGGCAGGACAGCTTGTACGAGGCGGCCGCGGGCAACGTGGGCCGGGTGGTGAATAGCTGGTACCGCTTTCGCCCGCTGGTGGCTGAGCTGGTGGTGCAAAACGCCTGCGGGCACCTGGGCTTAAAAAGCGACGAGATCTGCTGGACTAACTCCGAGAGCTTCGCCGCCTGGTGCCGCTTCGGGAAAAGGGAGTTCAAAGCCGGGggggagctgcaggctgctgccggcacccagcaccagcagcagtaCTATCTCAAGATCCACTTGGCGGAGAACAAGGTGCACACGGTGAGGTTCCACAGCCTGGAGGATCTAATACGCGAGAAGCGCAGGATCGATGCCAGTGGCAAACTGAGGGTGATCAAAGACCTGGCTATAGTGGATGGGAAAGAATAG
- the LRATD1 gene encoding protein LRATD1 isoform X1 produces MGNQLDRITHLNYSELPTGDPSGIEKDELRVGVAYFFSDEEEDLDERGQPDKYSVKGSGSPGQETPTHHLHHQLVLNETQFSAFRGQECIFSKVSSGPQAGDLSVYSVSALPALCKPGDLLELLYLGPSEHPPPHWAVYVGSGQIIHLHQGQIRQDSLYEAAAGNVGRVVNSWYRFRPLVAELVVQNACGHLGLKSDEICWTNSESFAAWCRFGKREFKAGGELQAAAGTQHQQQYYLKIHLAENKVHTGMPWSSDIKRSELNMWGLTYCYLLEEKYQGALHFAIMKYPFRMNYAATDLCMYK; encoded by the exons ATGGGAAATCAACTGGATCGCATCACCCACCTGAATTACAGCGAGCTGCCGACCGGGGACCCCTCGGGGATCGAGAAAGACGAGCTGCGCGTCGGGGTGGCTTACTTCTTTTCGGATGAGGAGGAGGACCTGGACGAGCGAGGCCAGCCAGACAAGTACAGCGTGAAGGGCTCCGGCAGCCCTGGCCAGGAGACGCCcacccaccacctccaccaccagcTGGTGCTGAACGAGACCCAGTTCTCCGCTTTCCGCGGCCAGGAATGCATCTTCTCCAAGGTCAGCAGCGGCCCCCAGGCTGGGGACCTCAGCGTCTACTCGGtgtcagccctgcctgccctctgcaAGCCGGGGgacctgctggagctgctctaCCTGGGGCCGTCGGAGCACCCGCCGCCGCACTGGGCAGTGTACGTGGGCAGCGGGCAGATCATCCACCTGCACCAGGGGCAGATCCGGCAGGACAGCTTGTACGAGGCGGCCGCGGGCAACGTGGGCCGGGTGGTGAATAGCTGGTACCGCTTTCGCCCGCTGGTGGCTGAGCTGGTGGTGCAAAACGCCTGCGGGCACCTGGGCTTAAAAAGCGACGAGATCTGCTGGACTAACTCCGAGAGCTTCGCCGCCTGGTGCCGCTTCGGGAAAAGGGAGTTCAAAGCCGGGggggagctgcaggctgctgccggcacccagcaccagcagcagtaCTATCTCAAGATCCACTTGGCGGAGAACAAGGTGCACACG GGTATGCCATGGTCTTCTGACATCAAGAGAAGTGAGTTAAATATGTGGGGTTTGACATATTGCTACTTACTGGAGGAAAAATATCAAGGAGCACTACACTTTGCAATAATGAAGTACCCTTTTAGAATGAACTATGCTGCTACTGACttgtgtatgtataaataa